Below is a window of Rhodamnia argentea isolate NSW1041297 chromosome 11, ASM2092103v1, whole genome shotgun sequence DNA.
tttttttttccttcctctagCTAGTTGCCGACCGGCAAGGTAGACCTCGGCAGCCACTAGCGGGAGCGAGCCTTGTCAGCATTGGGCAAGGTGGAGCTCGCCCTTGCCAAGCTTGATTTGAGCGACACGGCAGTAAGCAATAGATTCCCCCTCCTTTCGTCCTGTTCTTCTTCATGCAATGGATCtacatggaggaggaggagagagaaaccatgagagataaaatgaaaaaaagaaagagaaagaaaagaaaaaggagaaaaaaattgaaagaagtgttgaattattattataatttgtaCACGTAAGCGTCGGCGTCAACGCTAGCTGGTTTCCACATTAACACCGGCCAAAATcggtcggatggattgaattaatataaatgaaaaatgtgtaggattaaattggaattaaaaaaaaatttaaaactgaattggcacaaatacaaaaatttagaactgaattgtcaaagtaaaaaaatttaggacagccttgacaaaaatataataaatttaagactttttcgacAAATTTTCACTTCTCCTCGTAATAAACTTAGAGCCAAATTTATTAGATAATAAAATTCAGATGTTTCAAATTTAAGCGAAGTTTGAGATCCGTACGCGACAAGATTCCTCCCGATcgaaaaaaacatatttttttagttCTATGTAGACACGAGGAGACATGCTGACCACAACATAAATGTAAAAATCGATGCACGACATCTAAAGCAAAtttatttcaatccatgtacTCTACGTACtgagataaaaatttccagattccAATGAAATGTTAgacaggaaaataatttcccacGATATTctctattataaaaaaaaatttgtttttcacTGGTACATAAATAATAAGTGCAGGAGGGCTTTTCAGACCTTCCGACCGTGGAGGGACAAAAGGgcaaaacaaaataacaaagCAGATTAAAGGAAAACATTTGATCCGTTGGAGGGGGTAGCCAACAGTTTCGGGAGGATTTGAACCCGACGTGAATCGAACACGCAACCTTCTGATCTGGAGTCAGACGCGCTACCATTGCGCCACGGATCCGACGACGTTGTCACTCGACATACTTTTATATACTCATTGTCTTTATAGACGTGAATCCTACAAGCTGTAATTTAATTTGCAGCAACGATTTCATGCCGAATCTGAACCCTTACAAACCCCCTCGACACGATCCTGTCAACACACTTTTTTGATTCAACGAGCCATGAAGTGAATCTACTTTGCTGAAAGCATCCCCTGTTTTGTGAAAAGCTAGTTGAATCTACTCGGCCTTCTTCTCTTTCGTCTCCTCTTTCGCCTGAAACCTGCGCTTAATATTCCTGACAACCTTCTCGTCCACCCTTTCGTAGAGTCGCCTCGACCGTGTCTTCATCTTCTCTCGGAGCTGCGTTATCTTATCCTCGTGCCTCACGTACAGAGGAGGTACTGTCATGCCCGAAACTACAGCTGCGACAATCAGTGCGATTCGAATTAGTTGCAACTTGTAGGATAGTTTATTCACAAGCAATGAAAACTATGAACGAAGGTTCATTGAAGTCATCGTTTTGGGTAGTGGAAAAGAATCAAAAAGAAGTTCATCGATCGGTTACCTATATAGACCAGAGTCAGCAAGTCGAGGTAGGCTCCAATCTCGGAGAGCACCCACAAGCCGGCGACCACGCCAGCAAACGTGAACCAGTCTCTCTCGGCACCCACCCTGAATATCCATCTAATGCCTTCTTCGGCCCACGCTCGGACGGCTTTCGCCGTCTCCATCGCCGTTCGCTCCGAGATCTCCATGCTCAGCAACTCCGGTTCTTCTCTGCAAAGTCCCCAGAATTGATATGTCTTATAAAGGGTCAAGATTTTTGTGTTCAACTCGTGGAATTTGGGTTCTTGATTGATGAGGAAGGAGCTTTTATTAATTACTTTCCGAGAAGCCTCAAGGCGGTGCCCCACAGGAAGAGGGAGGTGACCACGAAGATGGATGCCCAGGAAGCGAGAGTGACGAAGTTGAACTGATAAACCTCCATGACCACCCAAGTCGCTGTTGCCATGGTAAGCACCATCAAGCTcagcttcttcctcctccataggAACGTGTCCCTCACAACATCTGCAACATATTAGTGGGCAtgtctcagagagagagagagagagagagagagagagagagagagagagagagagagagagagagagagagagagagaggggttgtcAATGAAATTACAGAGACGGTCACCTGAAGTGGACGGGACTGGAGTTTGTGAATATTGAGGAGTGTTAGACATGGGAGAAAAAACTTTCCTGTGAAGCTCGAGGCTCAAGGAGAAGATGTTCTTTCGGTTGGACCCTATGTGGGATTTGAAGAGGTTGGGGGAGTGATGAGCATAATAGATGGATTGGAACGAGGGTCAACGCGTGTGAGGGGGTTGAAGGCAACGTGGAGTCCATGCATCCCTTGTCGCAGGTAACTCATGAAGAAGGCACCTGTCGCTTGTGACTTCTGTACAAAGTGACGTTCTTCCCTTAGGTTTTCTGTCCCTTATAGAACGCTTCCTATTGCATACATTGAAAACTCTGCGAATTTCCCAAATGACCATATGGTTCTTTACGAGGAATGTGCTTTGTGTTGGCATGATCATCTCGTGCATTAATGGAGTTTTTGTTGGAGTACAACGTTAGTATTAAACTATTGGAATATTCTTATGAGTGATGGTTTTTTATCTACCGTATGATTAACAATATATTGtaagtcacaaaaaataaataatacataCTTAAGAATTATTGTGAAATATactatttcaaaaatttgtgacCCACAATATACACACATGATTGCTTGTGAGCATGATCTATTTATTAATCCAAATAGAGTTTCACTACAATCTCCATGCAGTGCAAATATATAATTTAATGCTTaaagttaagaaaaatgaattatctaacctaaaaaggagaaaatattttcttgaaataattttcctttatcatgaaatttttcccaaaataggCACAATCTTATATTTATgtatgtgagattttgtgggaccacacATTATCtggtcttttatttttttttccctagtgCTAGGAATAGACAAAATAGTGAGTTGGAAATATTTGAACTCAATATCTCTTGCTTTGATATCATATGAAATTTTGTGAGACCACtgtcaattgttctaaaaaaattaagttgttagatgaatgcATGATTTAACATTAATATACTCTAAAAATGTAGTTCTCTCTAAATATTTGCTTTTATGTTGAACATTCTTGTTCCCTCACAAATTTATTTCGTGTATGAGGCTGCCAGTTTTTCGATTctacatttgtttttttgtctgATTTACATGTAATCTCATATGACCCATcgacttaaacttttaaataggACTTTCTAATACTATAGCATCCTACTGATGCAGTGCCGCCCAATCTATCATCGATAAGAGCCCTCACCGGCACGCCTCCAGGCCCATCCACTGATGACGCCAACCTTCCCGCCGCTTAACTCACGTGGAgcttctctctcactctctacTAGGAGGTTGTGACCTCTGTCAATTCACTTCGACGAAGATCATCCACCTCGCACAACCTCATGTCTATCGTCGAGAGTTACACAAGCGACGTCCCACTCCTAGGCCAATTCGCTAAAATTTCAATAAGACACGGTGTTACATAAGACAAATTGAACCGGCTGTAATATGCCAGCATAGACAGGCTCATAACACACCAACGCTTTGTTCTACGACACATATATGTTGTTGTGGCAGAGCTCACTCGAGGATCCTGCGTCAATTGCACTGTGAAGTTCAGATTTAATAGGGATGATCAGATTTGcttgttgttattgttgttcTTCGTTGCAATACTTATAACGCAACTAATCCGCTATAAGTAGAAACGAGATAATTGAAATTGACATACCATTTAAGAGCGTTTGGAAGTAATGTGTAAGTGAAAATTGAGGAAtcgtgaaaaatgaaagagaaccAATTTATAGAGGTTCAAGAAGATAAAATTTGGGTTCCAATGGCCGGCCGGCATAAGGCCCAATGACCGGCAGTTGGGCTGGCTTGGGTCACTAATCCAGTGGCTGAATCTGCTTAGTACAAAAATTTGGGCCATGTTGCCCAAATATATGTTTTAGCGCCTATGGGCCAGACCAGGCCCAAGGTCTAAAAACGGGGCACGGTCCGCCACCCGATGCCCGTGACAAATTCTACTTAACAGTCCATACTCATGATCTCCTACGTACGAGCATTGTTGCCTTTAGGCCCATCCAGTCCTATGGGCTTGGTTGGGCTTTGGTGTATCTTGCACCGTTTTGGTTTTAATGTTTCATCGTTTCAATGCTTATATTGTCAGACCATCTTTTACATATTTACTTGTCTtgatagataaaaaaaagaaggggaggAGAATACTCCATTAGATTCATAGTTACATTACTTATATAGCTTGATTGTACGTAGACAAAGCTCATTCGAAATTGCCTTTCATTCCAAGGCATAACCTGTGTCCATGCATTTCGTATTTGCCTAGAGTTCACTCCTAGAAATATAACCACCCTTGCCCCCCTTACATCAATCCCACGGCCCTCTTATCCGTTCTCATTTGATCACAGCGGGGGCGtaagtaaaaatagaaaaactcaCAGTTCCTAACGGAACTATCCCCTTTGGACATTATATATAAGGGTCTCACATtctctatgaaaatatttgatttgaatcatAATTGTTGTGCCTCCTTCAGCAAGTAAACGAGCGGGCCATCGTAGCACCACAATTGTGCTAGAAATCAGGAAACCTCTCCACATGAAGGGTACCAAATGTTCGAGGCACAAGGTGACGAGAGGTTTGTTCACGACACGGCTCGAATTCGTAATATCGTAAAAGTTAGTTCGATCTCTTTACCATTGTGTGTGAAGTCTCCCTTCCGAACGTGCAATGCTCTTTTTTTGCGCCACGAGCACAACGCATGTTCCTTGTCcccaaaataataatatgaaCCAAACATTCCCCCGGCGGAGATTAAGGTCACCGATGGCGGTGCAAAACACATCACTCGCTTTTGTGAGGATGACATCCGGCTCTATTTCGCCCATAATTCACCGGACGGCGTCATTCCGTGTAGTCCCCCACCACCGAGTCCTGCCTCCATAATTTCCCCAACACTCCACGTGAATGGCAATgattagctctctctctctctctctctctctcaatctctcaATCACGGATCATCGTCACTCATCCGCTGCCCAAAAACGTCAACCTTGATCTCCCAAGCTTAAGGCAACGAAAGGCATTGGACCGAAGCGAAAAACCCATGAAACACAGGAAATCTTTAGCTGTCTAACAGTTGTATGAAGCTTCAAATGTCAACTTGGTCCGCATAGTAAGGCATTTGTTCTGCATAGAAACATAGGAAAAAATTGTCTAAGAAAATTCTAAGcatttttgtacttttgtcaaatcagtcttaaaccttttaattttgctaatcgAGTCCTAAACATGTTCACATTCTGCCAACTAAATTCATCCGGCCGATTTTGATAGGAAAGCACTGATGTGGACGCTAGCCGTTCTATGTGACACGACCATttttgacatggataattttaataatattttaatattatttgcgAAAAAATTATtggttttttctccttttttgtttttgtttttttgttcctcAAAGTGGCTGGGAGGACAGTAACtcttggccaaaattggccggatggattaaaTAGGCGTAACGCGAAAATGTTTATagctcaattaacaaaattaaaaaggttttggactgaattggtaaaagtgcaatagatttatgattttttgaataattggaCGGACCAGGTAGGAAGATCTTTGGGGTTGTACCATGACGAAGTTCATGGGATGATGATTCGAGATATTAATAAATCAACCCTATATGGCCGATGATGTTGACTTTCCTAGGGATATACTTAGTCATTCGAATCTTGAATTTGAAAGTGTTCTTTTACATTTGTTGCATGTTCCCTTGAGATCAGGTTGCATGAGGCCAAATGGATATTCCCCAGATACGATTTTCTCCTAAGTCAGGTTAAGTttgtctctgtttttttttttttttttttttgggtttgttcAATGCTAGGACCTTCACATTGGGATTAGATGGGACTTGTCAGAAATAATTTCTTAATGACGCGACGGAACTACTCGGTCACCGAGAGGTGCATACGATAGATATCGAATTTAAGACCTCACATTTCATGAAGCACAAAGTCTCAAGTGCATTGCTGTCTCATCAACTCCTTCTAGACGATGATGATAGGAAACGAAGAAAGAACAGTTGCCAAACTTCGAAATAGAACATTTGAGTTGATTACGATCTAAGTGATACGCTTGCGAAAGATAAAATGGCTTTTCGTAAATAATGTCAATGAGACGTGAATAcgatatattttctttctttcatgggAATTATCGTCATCCACGAGATGAAAGAACTACATAAAATTCACATTAAGTTGCTGTACGACGTGCTCTTTGATCATTAAGAGTCGCATTTAGAGCAAAcaagtcttctttttcttgcgtTTCTTCTACTTTATAGATACAACGGGAGATAAAACTAACGAAAGTTCTCTCATGggattgtccaaaaaattatacTCTAAGAAGATCAAATTTTGAGCTAGTCTTCTGCTTCAAATTAGCAACCACTTTCGACCAGAGAACAAGAATGTTCCGCATAGTAATTGTAGAAGATGAAGGATCTAGAAGAATGATGAATCACTGTAGCAGAAAAAAAGGAGCGAAGAATGAAAAGACAGAGGAACACATTAGCCAAATCAAAAGCAAAACAGTCAAGAAAGAATCCAAAGGAGGGTGGTTAAGCAAGAATCAGAGGCGAGATTGACGGGCAGGGTCATAAAGGCCAAGCTTAAAACTTTACTCATGATTGAAAATGGTCACAATTCGCGTCTGCCTCCTTTtcaaaatcattcttttttttccttttggaccGACCCAAGTTTTGATGTTTGGTCCATCTATATGATTTATTATCATCATGCGTAAGCGCGTCAAGAATCATGCGCAGTTCCACCTCAATCCGTGAGAGTCACCGACGGAGCAATTTAAGGGCGCTCAAAAAGGTTTTTTTGGGGCCAGTTGGTCAAAAGTCACAGCTAAGGAAAGCAATCCGGAATCATTCAGTGCAGCTTTTTTTCCTCTCGTTGTTCTCTATTTAAGACTCTTCAGCAAAGCAACTGCTTGCAACAAAACTAAGCCGAAATCCGACTTGCTGGAAGGGTCCGAATCCTGGTGCATTGCCATTCTTTCTTTGGTTTTGGTGCTTCTTCATTCTTGGGTATCTTGAGTGTTCTTGTTCACTGTGATGAAGTTATTGTCTGAACAACAATGCGGGTCGTCTTTCGCAGATTAGATTGGACATGGCGAGAGGAGGCATGATCAGCTTGATCTTGGGCTGTTTGGCTGTTTTCAGTGCCTCCGTGGTGGTTGCCGATAACCCATATCGGTTCTACACCTGGACTGTGACTTATGGTACAGTTGCTCCTCTGGGTGATTCTCAACAGGTTGGTGGGTGGGATGTTGCTGCCTCTTTGGTATGAATTGTCTCTGGTTCAGTTCTATCTGATGACTAATGTTTTggtttttgtgcatttttgtttttgggtgtGAAGGTCATACTTATAAACGGCCAGTTTCCAGGGCCAAAGCTCGAGGTGATGACCAATGACAACGTAGTCCTCAACTTAATCAACAAGCTAGaccaaccttttcttttaacTTGGTAAGAACTGAAGTTTCTTGGAAAAAATGTCCATTCTTGTTTGCAATTTCCACTCTCATTTCTGTCTTGGAATTAATTTGCTTATTTACATGGCTAAGTGACATTCCCACAGTTTTTCGACCCGGTCAGTTATTGGAAAGACAAGTTACTAATTCTTGAAAAGCATCAAATTTTCTCCATGCTTCCCCAAAGATTGAGTTCGACCAAAGAAAAATCAGGACTAACTGAGTTATGGGACATGGCCTAAGAAACATCCTAGTTTCAGATATCTGTCTTTACAAGGACACGGACATTGTGGATGTGGACATGCTCTGCTTAATTTGTCATTAACCAACAAACTGAAAGATGTTATTGCAATTTTATCTTTCATAAGCAGCACTATTGTGATCACTAACTTGTAGAGGTTTCTTGATGTCGGTATCAGGAATGGGATCAAACAGAGGAAGAACTCGTGGCAGGACGGAGTGCTGGGCACAAATTGTGTGATCCCTCCAAACTCGAACTACACATACAGGTTCCAGGCCAAGGATCAGATCGGGACCTTCACATATTTTCCTTCGACATTGTTGCACAAAGCTGCTGGAGGGTTCGGGGCGATCAACATCTACGAAAGACCTCAAATCCCTATTCCTTTCCCAACCCCCGCCGGAGATTTCACTTTACTTGTTGGTGACTGGCACAAGACTGGCCACAAGGTAACGGCTATATTCTCGTTCTTTTGCAGAAATGATTTGGTTTATCTCAGATGTGGCATGCAAAAGCACTTGCATTGGTCTTTATATCAGTTGTATCATTAGGTGCTATTCCAAGTTCTAATGCTTAGTCAAGGTCGACCATGTATTGTACACATTTGCAAGATACAGGGTATGCTCAATATTCCTTGAACACATATTGGAAATAAGTGAACATATGCAATCTAATTGTGTAATCTGTATTCAACTTCAAATCGGACGTGGACTTCTAGTATCAGTGATCTGCTCCAACAGTGAATGCCATCCTATCGCTTGATGTTTCTAAAAATCTCTCTGCAGCATTTCACACCAGGTTCTGATTCATTTTATGCTCTATTTTGCAACACTCATTTTCATGCTTCATGACTATTGCAGATGCTGCAGCAGTCTCTCGACTCCGGAAAATCTCTCCCCTTTCCTGATGGCATCCTCATTAACGGCCAAGCTCATACAACCTTCAGCGGTGATCAAGGTCACTCATTATCTGAACTTTTGTGCAGTTAAAGCcactttctatttttcaaaaccaTGGAATGTTTTGATGCATGCTGCTCACCATGGTCGATCCTCACGAGTTAATTGTATTTTGTGTCCTTCAGGCAAAACATATATGTTCAGAATTTCGAATGTGGGATTGTCGACGTCCTTGAACTTCAGAATTCAGGGCCATAAGTTGGAGCTAGTCGAGGTTGAAGGGTGTCACACTTTCCAGAACACATACGATTCAATCGACGTTCATGTGGGCCAATCTGCAGCTGTCTTAGTGACCTTAAATCAGCCTCCGAAGGACTACCACATCGTCGCATCTACACGGTTCACCAAGACGGTTCTCGATGCAACTGCAGTGCTACACTACACCAACTCACTCACCCCAGTTTCAGGGCCACTACCAGCTGGTCCAACTTACCAAATACATTGGTCCATGAAGCAAGCAAGAACAATCAGGTATCATATTGTCTGTGAAAATTTGGTCTAGTCATTATCCTCAAAGCTGATATAATTAGAACGTTCTTTCCTTGAAGGTGGAATTTGACAGCAAGTGCAGCAAGGCCGAACCCCCAAGGATCGTACCATTATGGAAAAGTTGCAATCTCAAGGACAATAGTCTTGGCCAATTCGGCGCCTTTGATTAATGGCAAACTGCGCTATGCAGTTAATGGCGTCTCCTTCATTAATGCTGATACACCCTTAAAGCTTGCCGATTATTTCAATATCGGCGGAGTTTTCAGCACAAATTCCCTCCAAAGCGTTCCCTCGGCCGGAGCTGCAAATCTTGCCACTTCAGTCATGCCAGCTTCACTTCATGAATTTattgaagtcattttccaaaacaACGAAAACACAGTTCAGTCTTGGCATCTTGATGGTTACGATTTCTGGGTTGTTGGGTAACTCTC
It encodes the following:
- the LOC115746946 gene encoding reticulon-like protein B13; translation: MSNTPQYSQTPVPSTSDVVRDTFLWRRKKLSLMVLTMATATWVVMEVYQFNFVTLASWASIFVVTSLFLWGTALRLLGKEEPELLSMEISERTAMETAKAVRAWAEEGIRWIFRVGAERDWFTFAGVVAGLWVLSEIGAYLDLLTLVYIAVVSGMTVPPLYVRHEDKITQLREKMKTRSRRLYERVDEKVVRNIKRRFQAKEETKEKKAE
- the LOC115746960 gene encoding L-ascorbate oxidase homolog isoform X1 gives rise to the protein MRSSTSIRESHRRSNLRALKKVFLGPVGQKSQLRKAIRNHSIRLDMARGGMISLILGCLAVFSASVVVADNPYRFYTWTVTYGTVAPLGDSQQVILINGQFPGPKLEVMTNDNVVLNLINKLDQPFLLTWNGIKQRKNSWQDGVLGTNCVIPPNSNYTYRFQAKDQIGTFTYFPSTLLHKAAGGFGAINIYERPQIPIPFPTPAGDFTLLVGDWHKTGHKMLQQSLDSGKSLPFPDGILINGQAHTTFSGDQGKTYMFRISNVGLSTSLNFRIQGHKLELVEVEGCHTFQNTYDSIDVHVGQSAAVLVTLNQPPKDYHIVASTRFTKTVLDATAVLHYTNSLTPVSGPLPAGPTYQIHWSMKQARTIRWNLTASAARPNPQGSYHYGKVAISRTIVLANSAPLINGKLRYAVNGVSFINADTPLKLADYFNIGGVFSTNSLQSVPSAGAANLATSVMPASLHEFIEVIFQNNENTVQSWHLDGYDFWVVGYGFGQWTPASRKIYNLVDAPTRHTAQVYPRSWTSILVSLDNQGMWNLRSAAWERQYLGQQFYLRVWTPDHSLANEYDMPSNALLCGKAVGHHP
- the LOC115746960 gene encoding L-ascorbate oxidase homolog isoform X2: MARGGMISLILGCLAVFSASVVVADNPYRFYTWTVTYGTVAPLGDSQQVILINGQFPGPKLEVMTNDNVVLNLINKLDQPFLLTWNGIKQRKNSWQDGVLGTNCVIPPNSNYTYRFQAKDQIGTFTYFPSTLLHKAAGGFGAINIYERPQIPIPFPTPAGDFTLLVGDWHKTGHKMLQQSLDSGKSLPFPDGILINGQAHTTFSGDQGKTYMFRISNVGLSTSLNFRIQGHKLELVEVEGCHTFQNTYDSIDVHVGQSAAVLVTLNQPPKDYHIVASTRFTKTVLDATAVLHYTNSLTPVSGPLPAGPTYQIHWSMKQARTIRWNLTASAARPNPQGSYHYGKVAISRTIVLANSAPLINGKLRYAVNGVSFINADTPLKLADYFNIGGVFSTNSLQSVPSAGAANLATSVMPASLHEFIEVIFQNNENTVQSWHLDGYDFWVVGYGFGQWTPASRKIYNLVDAPTRHTAQVYPRSWTSILVSLDNQGMWNLRSAAWERQYLGQQFYLRVWTPDHSLANEYDMPSNALLCGKAVGHHP